One segment of Penaeus chinensis breed Huanghai No. 1 chromosome 14, ASM1920278v2, whole genome shotgun sequence DNA contains the following:
- the LOC125032470 gene encoding peptide deformylase, mitochondrial-like — MHKFAAAYRNIFFPKPVKPPFLHVCQVGDPVLRSKALPVPPEDIPKPETKQVISQMRQVMKTYDAVGLAAPQIGVPLRIITLEFSPKRKKEFGEEVYAAREMSLLPFTVVINPHMEILDYKKVAFPEACESLRGYSAMVPRYKGCKTSWTGPVW, encoded by the exons ATGCATAAGTTTGCTGCAGCATACCGAAATATCTTCTTCCCAAAACCGGTGAAACCACCTTTCCTCCATGTTTGTCAAGTTGGTGACCCTGTTTTACGAAGCAAAGCCTTGCCCGTACCACCCGAAGATATTCCCAAACCAGAAACAAAGCAG GTAATATCACAAATGAGGCAAGTAATGAAGACATATGATGCAGTAGGCCTTGCTGCCCCACAAATTGGTGTTCCACTCAG AATAATAACTTTGGAGTTTTCTCCAAAACGCAAGAAGGAGTTTGGAGAGGAAGTTTATGCTGCACGAGAAatgtcccttcttcccttcaca GTAGTCATCAATCCACATATGGAGATTTTAGATTACAAAAAGGTTGCATTCCCAGAAGCCTGTGAAAGTCTCCGGGGCTATAGTGCTATGGTACCAAGATACAAGGGCTGTAAAACTAGTTG GACAGGACCAGTCTGGTGA